A single genomic interval of candidate division WOR-3 bacterium harbors:
- a CDS encoding cupin domain-containing protein, with the protein MHIKHLKDCVEFTAGDGSRLREILNPLNQELKINYSLAWALVEPGEKTVPHRLKHSEVYYILRGVGVMHINNEEKEVGQDDTVYIPPGSVQYIENRGEKKLEFLCIVDPAWKPEIEEVLSGTGSQ; encoded by the coding sequence ATGCATATCAAACATTTGAAAGACTGTGTAGAATTTACTGCCGGTGACGGTTCGCGACTGCGTGAAATACTGAATCCCTTGAACCAGGAACTTAAAATCAACTACAGCCTCGCCTGGGCATTGGTAGAACCGGGTGAAAAGACAGTCCCCCATAGGTTGAAACACAGTGAAGTCTATTATATCCTGCGCGGTGTCGGTGTAATGCATATTAATAATGAAGAGAAAGAAGTCGGGCAGGATGATACCGTCTACATTCCTCCAGGGTCGGTTCAGTACATCGAAAATAGAGGAGAAAAAAAACTTGAATTCCTCTGCATCGTGGATCCCGCCTGGAAACCAGAGATCGAAGAAGTATTAAGCGGGACGGGAAGCCAATAA